The window GAATTCTTTGGTTAAAAAAATATATAAATCGCTGGATAACAATAAAAAAGAAGAGAAAAATGTTAAGATTGGTATTGTTGGAAAATATTTTGAAACGGGTAAATTTGTACTATCGGACGCCTATTTATCTGTTATAGAAGCGCTAAAACATGCAGCGTGGCAGGATAATTTGGGAATTGATTTGGACTGGCTTAACGCGGATGATTTTACTTTACTGAACTCAGCGCAAATCAAAAAAACTCTTTCTAAATATGATGGAATTATTGTTCCGGGAGGTTTTGGAGAAAGAGCAATAGAGGGCAAGATAAATGTTATTAAATATTGCAGAGAGAACAACATTCCTTTTTTTGGACTTTGTTACGGCATGCAACTTGCAGTTGTGGAGTACGCGCGAAATGTATGTGGGTTAAAAGAAGCGCACACAACAGAGATAAACAGAGACACAAAATACCCGGTTGTAGATGTTATGCCTGAACAGAAAAATAATTTAAGAAAAAAGAACTTCGGCGCAACAATGCGCCTGGGAGCGTATCAGTGTGAGTTAACTCCGGGAACTAAAGCGTACAAGCATTACGGAAAACAATTAAAAATCTCAGAGAGACACAGGCATCGTTATGAGGTAAATAATGAATATAAAAACCAGCTTGAAAAAGCAGGGCTCATAATTTCAGGCATAAATCCTGAAAAGGGTTTGGTGGAAATAGTAGAACTTTCAAAGCATAAATTTTTTATAGCAACACAGTTTCACCCGGAGCTAAAAAGCAGACCATTTAATCCACATCCGCTATTTAGAGCTTTTATAAAGACCGCTTCAAAACATGAGACCACCAGTTGTTGATGATGCTTAAGACCAAATATACGCTGTATATTTGTGGCGTTATATATTTGAGTTTGTAAATAATAATCTATTAAAAGAGAGACGGCCGTCTCTCTTTTAATAGATTATCTCCACAACCGCATAAAAAAACCCGCCAAGGAGCTTGTCATGAGCTTGCCGAATGGCGGGTTTTTTTATTTTTCACTGTTCACTGTTTTCTGTTATCTTTTTTTAGAGCACATCTACTACTTTAATTTTTTTCTGTCTTCCGTCAAATTTTTGTTTTCTTTTTTCTCGAAACTTTACTATGCCATTGCGCATTGCGTAAAGAGTGTCATCCGCACCCTGTTTTACATTTTCTCCCGCGTGAAATTTTGTTCCTCGTTGGCGCACGATAATCATGCCCGCTTTTATTTTTTGACCGCCAAAAATTTTAACCCCAAGACGTTTGCTTTTTGAATCTCTTCCTAATTTGGTTGAACCTGATGCTTTTGTCTTTGACATAGTTTTATTTTACTATCCGCTTTATTAATGGTATTTTGTCTTTGATGAAAAAAGACTTATATATTACTTTAATTTTCTCTCTAAGCCTTTTAACTGTATTTTCTTTAGGTTATTTTAGCGCAAATTTGGTAAAATTGCAAAAACCACCTTTAGTTATTGAGAAAATTACCAATGATTCAAATTATACCCAAGAAAACGAGATTATGCAAGAGGGGGAGGTAGTAGCAAGCGCAAACAGCGATAAATATCATTATTTAAGCTGTCCGGGCGCAAAGCGTATAAAAGAAGAGAATAAAATATATTTTAAAGATGCTGAGGAAGCTTTGCGTGCCGGCTTTGTTTTGGCAGGAAATTGTAAATAGATATAATTTTTTTAATAATGTTAAAATAAAGTTATGTTAGAAAATATCAAAAAAGCGTATTTAATAGGTATAAAAGGTGTAGGCATGACCGCTTTGGCGCAGATTTTACAAAGCAGGGGAGCGGAGGTTTTAGGTTCTGATACAGAAGAGAAATTTTTTACAGATGAAGTTTTAAAAAAATTAAATATCCACGTTATTGAAAATTTTTCTCCAAAAAATATTCCCGGCGATGCGGATATTATCATTCGGTCTGTTGCGTACACAAAAGAAAATAATATTGAAGTTGCTGAAGCCAAAAATAGGGGAGTGCCTGTAATTACATATCCGGAGGCTTTAGCGGAACTTTTTAATAAATCATATGGAATTGCGGTTTGCGGTTCGCATGGAAAGAGTACCACGGCGGCAATGCTTGGTTATGTTTTAGAATACGCGGGATATGACCCTACGGTGGTTGTGGGAAGCAGGGTAAATAAATGGCAAAGCAATGCTCGTGCGGGAGGTTCAAAGTACTTTGTTATTGAGGCGGACGAGTACAAGGAGGCATTTTTGAAATATAAACCAAAAGTTATTGTTTTAACGAATATTGATTATGACCACCCGGATTATTTTAAAGATGAACATTCCTATCGAAACGCTTTTCAAAAATTTATGTTTGAAAATATAGAAGCTCAAGTAATAGACGGCAGAGAGGTGGAAAAAAAAGAAGAATTTAACCTAAAACTTATAGGTGAGTACAACCAGAAAAACGCTAATTGCGCGTATCAAGCTGCGCTAAAAATAGGTGTTGAGCCCCTTCTTGCTAAAAAAGCTATTGAAGAGTTTGATGGGATAGCAAGACGTTTTGAGAGTAAAGGAGAGTACGGCGGCGCTAAGTTGTATGACGATTACGCGCATCATCCAACCGAAATTAGCGCTTTAATTGAAGGTGTGCGGAAAAGTTATCCGAACAGAAGAATTATAATACTTTTTCAGCCGCATACTTATTCAAGAACTGAGAGTCTTTTTGATAATTTTGTGCAATCTTTGAGAAGTGCAGACAAGGTGTATATTTTAAAGACGTATTCCTCGGCCAGGGAAACTCCTTCGACAGGCTCCGCGCCAAAGGGCGGGCAGGCAGGACAAGACCCTTCGGCAGGCTCCGCGCCAAAGGGCGGGCAGGCAGGACAAGACCCTTCGGCAGGCTCAGGACAAGGAGGGGAAGATGTGTCGGGCAAAAAGCTTGCAAAAGAACTTAATGCATCATATTTTGAAAATTACCAAGAGGCGGCTAAAACAATAAAGAAAGATTTGAGTGACTCTGTTTTGTTTATAACTGTGGGGGCGGGGGATGGCTGGAGAGTTTCGGATATTTTAAATAATGATTCGCAATAAAAAAGTCCTTCGTTTAAAACGAAGGACTTGAAAAGAACTATTTGTTTTTGCAACCGCGAAATACTTCGCGGTTTTTATTTTAAGGATACACCTGACCAGACGACAACAACGACACACCCTTAACTTGTGGTTTCAAAACATGCTTCTATTTCTCTTTCTGCAGGCTTGCCAAGGGGATTAAAACCTTCGTCTTGTTCAGGGTTTTCAAGTAGCCATATGTTTGTTGCCCACCAATAAATTCCCGATACATGTTCTTTTAGCGCTTTGCACGAAGCTTTGTAAAACATGCGTTGTGCTTCCATGTCTATGGAGGTATTGTGGTCCCAAATCCACGAGCTCCTAAAGGATCCTTTTTGCGCAGAGGTGCCGAGCTCGGTTATTACTAGTGGTTTTCCTATGCTTTCTGCTTGTGTTGCAATATCCTGAATCCATGGTTTCCATGCGTTTATTATGTCTTCTTCTGTTGCATTTTCTGCACTTACATCTAAAAAGTAAAAGGCATCTATGCTTATAAAATCAAGGGCATGCCAAGGCATTTCCGGGGGTATAAGGCGGTTTGCTGAATATGTCATTTGTCCGGAATATGTTCCACGCAGGTCTTTGATTAGGTTTTCCCAATCTTCGGTGTACTTTTCCATTGAAGTGAGTTCTGTACCTATTGTAAAGAATTCCACCTCTTCATTCTCAGCGAGTTTTGCGTAATCAATAAGTATCTTTGCGTAAGTTTCAAACCATTTTTCTTTGTCTTTTGGTTCTATTGTACCTCTCCATTCACTTGTATATCTGCCTGAAGAATTGTAAGAAATATTTTGTTCGTCCAGGAAAGGTCTTAACATTATACTGAATCCACGCATTTTTGCACTACGAATAATAAAGACAATCTCTTCATTTTTCGGAGTAAAATTTTCATCTTTGTATACAGTAGAAGATGCGTACGAATCTTGGTAAAGGGGAATGTTGATGCTTATGCTGTTTATGTTATTTTCCGTAAGTTTGTCCAGTATTTTATCTATTTTCCATTTAAGAGATTCAAGATCTTCGTAGTCATTTTTGTAAACAAGTATTCCTATTCCTGCCTGAAAATCATTGGGAGAATTTCGAGGGTTGGCCACCCTTGTGTGCGAAGGAGTAGTTGTAGTACTTTTCTTGGAAGATGCTTCTTCTTCAACACCTATTTCTGTTTCAAAAATAGAAATAGGTGAGTTTTCTGGCACATCTACCTCCACTGTTTCTTGGGTAGTTGCTTCCTTTATATCTTTAGTTTCCGCAACATTTGTTTTAGCTATCCATAACACGTATGTTATGCCAATGAGGAGAAGTATCGAAATAATACTTGTAACACCTCTGGTGATTGTTTCTTTTCGGCTCACTCAAACCTCCTTTTTTATTACTTCAAAACTAAAGTCCTTTTTGATAAATTGTATCATTCCCAAAAATGCTGAAATACCCTCAATGAGCGTTATCGCATAAACAAGAGGAATCGTAACCCATGGGTGTGGATTTATTTTCTTATGCTTCCCCTTCTTATTTTTTCGTGTTTGTGTTGATACGCTGGCATTTATTTTGTTGCCTTCAATGTATTGCCATATATGATAGGCAAGATTGAATGACCACAAAAATATAATCCACAGCGCTACGGGTGATGTGTTGTTTACCCCCAAAATCCTTGATGCAATAAATACAACTGCCACAAATTGAAATAGACCAACAAGCCAGTAGAATACGCTATACAACAGAGGCAACCTTATTTTTAAGCTGAATCTTTTGTCAAAAACTACTCCAAGAATTCCGGTAGCCCAGCGTTTGCGTTGATTAATAAAATCACGCAAATTAGCAGGGGAAGCGCCGTAAGAGTAAGAATTAAGCGACGCCGATTTACCCGGGTATTTTTGCGCAAAAGAAAGCCCAAAATAGGCATCTTCAGCAAGTGTAGGTCCAAAATCCCAACCTATTTCTTCTTCTATGTCAGCACGTATTAGGAGATGCTCTCCATGTAATCCGGCCAGGGGAGTACCTAAATCACCTGTGAATAATTTGAACCGGGTTATATCCTCAATTGGCCTAATACCATCTGCACGTTTGCAAAACCATGACGTTGAAAGCTGATAAGGAAATGTAAGTATGCCTTGAGCTAAATACTTATTACCATGTTCGGTTTCAATAAACTCAGCTATGGAGGATATTGTATCCTTTCCCACATGCGTATCATCATCCAGGTGATAAATATAAACATCAGGATGATTTTCTTTCAACTTCGTTCTTAGTTCTGTGGCAAAGTGATTTGCGCGTGCTTTGTACTTTGTGTCATGGGGCGTAGTGTAGTTTCTGGGAACTTCTATAATATTTACCTTTTTTTCGTTCTGCATTATTTTTTTTAATTCCCTTTTTGCTTCTGAATCTTGTTCTATGATTAAATCGATACGGAAATTTATCATATTTGCCGGAGCTAATCGCAGAATTGATTCCGTGACACGCAAAAGAGGCGACAATGTATCTTTGCGACATATTGTAGGAACGATAAATATTACTAATTTGTCTGTTTTACCTGAAAAATTAGACCTAATTACCTTTTTGCTAAGTATTATCCTTGAAAAGCCCAAAACGGCTATAGGAAAATTTAGTGACCAAAAAACACTCAAATACCAGTTAAATGCTCCGCTTTTTGGAGAGCTGATAAAAAGACATAAGGCTGCGATAACAGCGTACAGCGCTACAAATTTTAACGCACTTACGGAGACTGTTTGTTGTTTGTGTCGCAGTTTACTTATGCGCTTTTCCTTGCGGGTAAAAGTTAGCAGTGCCACCTTCTTTCTACCTCCTTTCTATTTTGTTTTTAAGGAACAGTATACTGTGTATAGTATACTGTATATATTTGTTTGGTCAAATATAGCTGAGGGTCTTTACTTTAAGCTCTTTACTTGTTTTAGCTTATTTAATATAAAAATCTGATGTTTTGCGTGTCTTTTGGATTAGTTGTGCTAGCTTATCCTTTAATTCTCTATTTTCAACCAAAAAAAGACTTGTTGCGTCGGCTCTGTTGGTGGATTAATTTTTGTGGCAGGTGTTTTTAAAATTGTGTTTCTTGTGGTACGGTATTAAATAGTTCTATCTAAAACATAAGGGTATTAGAAACAGAAGGAGGTTTAAATGTGAAAAAACTTTGGCCAACTCTTTTTTTGTTTTTATTTACGTTACAGGCCTGTTTTGGACCCACAACAGATGCTACAACACCTAAGAGCAGTAGCGTAAAAACAACAAGTACATCAACTACGTCTCTTGTACAGGAAGATGTAAAAGAGGTTGATGATTTGTTTTTTGCTGACAACGAAGTGCGTATATGGATTGATTTAAAATATTCGATTCATATGCAGGGTATTTTAGATATGTTAAATAACGAGCAAGGATGGAGTAGGGTTGGCCTGACCTTTATTTCAGAAGAAGACAGGGGGTTGGCAGATATTATTATAATTCCGCGAGAAAAATGGAGTGAGGTGGAGAGGTTTTGCGCGGGAAAAAAGAATGTAGCCGGATGCGCGGGGCAATATGTAACAATCGGCGGCGATTATACGTGCACGATTCAAGTGAAGGCTCCCGGTGAGACCCTTAGAGAAGAAGGATATTTATCTATAGTAAACCATGAGATTGGTCATTGTCTTGGTGTAAAGCATAGCGAGGTGCGGGGCGAGCTTATGTATGAATCTTTGAGTTACCGCGCGATGAAAGAGATAATATATCCTACAGAGGAGGACATTAAAAAATCTAAAGAGTTTTTTGAGATTTTAAAAACAAAAACGGCCAGATAGTATAGGCCGTTTTTTATTTTTCCAGACTGTTTCCGCCGTGGAATTTTTTATGTATTTCTTTAAGGCGCTTGTTGGTCAGGTGTGTATATATCTGGGTTGTCGCTATGTTTTTGTGACCAAGAAATTCCTGAACACTTCTTAAATCCACACCTTGCGCGAGAAGATCAGTTGCGTAAGTGTGGCGAAGGACATGGGGTGTAACTTCAACTGGCAAGCCCGCCATTATGCCATATCTTTTTATGGATTCTTGAATACTTCTTACAGAAAGGCGCCTGTCATCACTTGTTGAGTTACTGTAATTTATAAATAGTGCCTTGTCTGTATCTAATGTTCTTTTTTCCATATATTTCTTTAACCAGTCCATGGCCCGGGGAGAAAAAAATATTGTCCGTGTTCTTGATCCTTTACCGGTTATACTCAATTCAAAAACATCATCTGTGTTTTTCATACTTATTTGATCTCGATTAAGGGCAACAAGCTCTGCTATACGAAGTCCTGTGGAAAATAAAACTTCCATTATAGTCCTATCGCGCAAGCCATTTTCGGTGTTTATGTCCGGCATTTCCAATAGTTTCTGCATTTGTTCCAGTGTCAGGAACTTCACGGAGTCCTTTTTAGCGTCTTTAGGCAGCTTTACCTTGTTTGATGGCAGTGATGTGATATCTCGGTCGCTAAAGTAGTCTAAAAGCGCTCTCAGGGCCACCAGGTAGTAATTTTGGGTACTTTTAGCCAGGTTCTTGCCGTTTTTTGTCTTATATTTCCTTGCAAGAAACAATCTATAGTCCCATACATGTTCAGGAGTAAGCTGGTGGGGGAGTAGACCTTCGTTGTTAGTCTCTTTTAGCCATTTTTTTAGAATATTTAAATATCTTTGGTAGTTTACCTGAGTATTATTACTCAGGCCTTTTTCTACCTCACAATAATCCAAAAATCCGGATATATGGTTTTTTATGGGTTTGTCTGAGTTATACATAGGGAAGAGGGGGTTATTGTATGTAGTATAGCATAATACTTTGGTTCGCACAATATAGGTAAAGCGAAGTTAATAGTGTGTACTATTAACCTCGCTTTACCTGATTAGGTTTTGCGAAGTATGGACACTTTCTACTTCGCAAAACCTAATAAAGCGCACCTATATCTTACTTTCATTGTAAGTTGTACAAATAATTAAGTCAGGACACTATATTATGATTTTTATGCACAAAACAAATAATAATCTGCGCTATCGTATGTTAATTATTCCTTTATGATCTCATGTATACGCAATACTTTGTCCAACATAGCCTTTGTCTCGTTCCAGTATGTAGATACTGTGCTTGATACACTTTTATAGGTTGTCTTAATCCTATCCGTGGACCACGATATCGCATTTTTCACGCTTACAATTCCTTTGTGAAACATATCCTGTCCCCAACTGAAAAATTGTGAAAATTTATCTCCAGGAATGTCTTTTAGGTTTTTTAGTTGCGGTACTACATCTGTAGTGCTTCCGGGCATAATAAAAAACGCTACGGTTACAAGTATTAGGATAAGAATTAATTTGTTCAGCAACATTATAATTTAAGATTTCTACGTACTATTGACAGTTATTATATTTTATTGTCTATTATGGTAAGTAGTCAAAAGGGTTCAGAGTCGCCCCAATTGGAAGTATTCCCGCTATACTGCTTGGTTTTGTTTGAAATGTACCCGGTGCATATACCATAAAGTGTGTATGCGGACCCGTAGAGTATCCCGTTGAATCCATATATCCTACTAATTGTCCCTGTTTTACAACTTGCCCTGTTCGTATGGGGCGCAATGAAGACATGTGGGTGTAAGCTGTCACAAGCCCGCTTGCATGTTCAACAGCTACCCAGTATCCGTAAGCGTAAGGAGAGCTTTCTACAGCTTTTATAACACCATCCTGCGCGGCGCGTATTGGTGTTCCAAGTCCGGACGCTATATCTACCCCATTGTGGAATCCCCCTTTCCCTCCATCGCAAGAAGGGTAAGAACCTCTGGCCCATGAGTTGTGTATACAGCCATACCCCTGGGTTATAACCCCTTCTGTGGGCCATTGCAAGAGTCCTTTGTTTACAGACGGCACACTGTTTGGGTCAAGTTCGCGCCTTAGTTTGTCTTCCAGTTCAAATATTTCAAGATTAATCTCCCGCTCTTTCGCTTTTATTTCTGCCAGGGTTTCCGCGTAACTCTCCTCCTGTTCCTTCGTCTGGTTTAAGAGCTGTTTTTGCTCTATAGTTTTTTGTTCCATTATCAATCTCTGGTCGCGTAAAACTAAAGCATCTTTTTCTAATCGCTCTTTTTCCACATCTAACTGTTTTTTTGACTGCACAAGTTCTTCTTTAAATTGTTTTAAATCCTGAAGTTTTTCATCTACCGTAGTTTGAAGTACTCTTCTTGCTTGTACTTCATTGAAAAAAGCTGAAAAATTATCATACTTAAAAACAAGCTCTATAATTGATTCCTGGTCCGTTTTGTATATATCCTGGAACAGCTCTGTCATTTGTTCTTTTGTTTTATCTATATTCTGTTCTTTTCGGGCAATTTCTAAATCTACTTTTTGAATTGCCAACTGAGTAGATAGTATCTCCTCTCTTTTAACACTGATTTTTGTCTGAAGTTTATATACCTCACTATTGAAATACGCTATATATTCCTGTAGAGTGCCCGCTTGTTCTTTTGTTTTTTGAAGATTTTTTTCTTGCTCGGCAGCCTCTTCCCGCAACTGTTTTAAAAGTTTCTCCTGTTCTTTAATTTTTTTCTCAAGATTTGTTATCTGGTTATTGGAATTTTTTTCTGTTTCAGGTTCATTGCTGTTTTCTGGTTCTTCTTCAGAAGCATCAGGTGTGATGTCGTTGCCATAAGAGTCGTACTGCGCGCTAACCACTCCCCTACCAAAGTAGAGACCTAAAATAAAAACTCCGCACAGTGCAATTAATACAACTTTTTTCATTTAACCTTTTTTACAGCTTGTTTATGGCTGTGTTTATACGCTTTAATGCCTCTTCTTTTCCAAGAACCTCTAATATTTCAAACGGACCGGGAGAGGCTTTCTTACCGGAAAGAGCTGCCCTAAGAGGCCAAAGAACTTGTCCCCTATCTCCTACCTGCGCCGGGCTGCCAGGCGCGGCAGGCAGGCCCGAGCTTTCCGCGTGTGGCATAATAATGTTTTCAATGTCTTCTTTTGTCCAGTCACTTTTCTCTATATTTTGTATTATAACACTTAATTCTTTAAGTTCCTTTATCGCTCCCTGTCTGTCTGATTTTTTCCATATCAAAAGTTCGCTTTCATATTTGGGCTCTTTAAATATAAATTCCAGACCCTCAGTTATATCCGACAATTTTTTTATTCGTTCATGTTCTAAGGTTATAACTTTTTTTAACCAGTCATAACTTCTTTCTTCTCCATTGGCGGTTATTTTTAAGGTATTTTTTTGGCGTACAAAAAAACCTTCTTTTTCAAGATATGGAACACAAAGTTCTGTTAACTCTTCTTTTGAGAGTTTTCTAATATATAAACTGTTCATCCAACTTAATTTTTCTACATCAAAGACAGCCCCTGATTTTTGAATGTCTGCTATGTCAAATTCTTGTATAATTTCATTCTTTTCCATTATCTCCTTCTCGTCCTCTTTTGGTCTCCAGCCCAGAAGCGCTAAAAAGTTGAACATGGCTTCCGGAAGATAGCCCTGTTCTTTGTATTCATATACGGATGTTGCCCCATGTCTTTTGCTTAATTTGCTTTTATCTCCGCCCAAAAGAAGAGGAATGTGGG is drawn from Candidatus Spechtbacterales bacterium and contains these coding sequences:
- a CDS encoding CTP synthase, whose translation is MAKFIFVVGGVMSGVGKGVATSSIGALLKARGFNVTAVKIDPYLNVDAGTMNPVEHGEVFVTDDGVESDQDLGNYERFLNVDMSTVNYMTAGRVYQTVIQKERNLEYGGKTVEVVPHVTEEVINRLKKAGKDTKADFVMVEIGGTVGEYQNVIFLEAARMMHLRNPEEILFVMVTYLPKPDMVGEMKTKPTQHAVRFLNSAGIQPDIIIARSGQPLDNPRKKKISIFCNISEDRIISAPDIKTSIYEIPVNFEKENVGKIVLNHFGLKERKADLSEWNSLVKKIYKSLDNNKKEEKNVKIGIVGKYFETGKFVLSDAYLSVIEALKHAAWQDNLGIDLDWLNADDFTLLNSAQIKKTLSKYDGIIVPGGFGERAIEGKINVIKYCRENNIPFFGLCYGMQLAVVEYARNVCGLKEAHTTEINRDTKYPVVDVMPEQKNNLRKKNFGATMRLGAYQCELTPGTKAYKHYGKQLKISERHRHRYEVNNEYKNQLEKAGLIISGINPEKGLVEIVELSKHKFFIATQFHPELKSRPFNPHPLFRAFIKTASKHETTSC
- the rpmA gene encoding 50S ribosomal protein L27, giving the protein MSKTKASGSTKLGRDSKSKRLGVKIFGGQKIKAGMIIVRQRGTKFHAGENVKQGADDTLYAMRNGIVKFREKRKQKFDGRQKKIKVVDVL
- a CDS encoding Mur ligase domain-containing protein — translated: MLENIKKAYLIGIKGVGMTALAQILQSRGAEVLGSDTEEKFFTDEVLKKLNIHVIENFSPKNIPGDADIIIRSVAYTKENNIEVAEAKNRGVPVITYPEALAELFNKSYGIAVCGSHGKSTTAAMLGYVLEYAGYDPTVVVGSRVNKWQSNARAGGSKYFVIEADEYKEAFLKYKPKVIVLTNIDYDHPDYFKDEHSYRNAFQKFMFENIEAQVIDGREVEKKEEFNLKLIGEYNQKNANCAYQAALKIGVEPLLAKKAIEEFDGIARRFESKGEYGGAKLYDDYAHHPTEISALIEGVRKSYPNRRIIILFQPHTYSRTESLFDNFVQSLRSADKVYILKTYSSARETPSTGSAPKGGQAGQDPSAGSAPKGGQAGQDPSAGSGQGGEDVSGKKLAKELNASYFENYQEAAKTIKKDLSDSVLFITVGAGDGWRVSDILNNDSQ
- a CDS encoding glycosyltransferase family 2 protein; translation: MALLTFTRKEKRISKLRHKQQTVSVSALKFVALYAVIAALCLFISSPKSGAFNWYLSVFWSLNFPIAVLGFSRIILSKKVIRSNFSGKTDKLVIFIVPTICRKDTLSPLLRVTESILRLAPANMINFRIDLIIEQDSEAKRELKKIMQNEKKVNIIEVPRNYTTPHDTKYKARANHFATELRTKLKENHPDVYIYHLDDDTHVGKDTISSIAEFIETEHGNKYLAQGILTFPYQLSTSWFCKRADGIRPIEDITRFKLFTGDLGTPLAGLHGEHLLIRADIEEEIGWDFGPTLAEDAYFGLSFAQKYPGKSASLNSYSYGASPANLRDFINQRKRWATGILGVVFDKRFSLKIRLPLLYSVFYWLVGLFQFVAVVFIASRILGVNNTSPVALWIIFLWSFNLAYHIWQYIEGNKINASVSTQTRKNKKGKHKKINPHPWVTIPLVYAITLIEGISAFLGMIQFIKKDFSFEVIKKEV
- a CDS encoding matrixin family metalloprotease, translating into MKKLWPTLFLFLFTLQACFGPTTDATTPKSSSVKTTSTSTTSLVQEDVKEVDDLFFADNEVRIWIDLKYSIHMQGILDMLNNEQGWSRVGLTFISEEDRGLADIIIIPREKWSEVERFCAGKKNVAGCAGQYVTIGGDYTCTIQVKAPGETLREEGYLSIVNHEIGHCLGVKHSEVRGELMYESLSYRAMKEIIYPTEEDIKKSKEFFEILKTKTAR
- a CDS encoding tyrosine-type recombinase/integrase, translated to MYNSDKPIKNHISGFLDYCEVEKGLSNNTQVNYQRYLNILKKWLKETNNEGLLPHQLTPEHVWDYRLFLARKYKTKNGKNLAKSTQNYYLVALRALLDYFSDRDITSLPSNKVKLPKDAKKDSVKFLTLEQMQKLLEMPDINTENGLRDRTIMEVLFSTGLRIAELVALNRDQISMKNTDDVFELSITGKGSRTRTIFFSPRAMDWLKKYMEKRTLDTDKALFINYSNSTSDDRRLSVRSIQESIKRYGIMAGLPVEVTPHVLRHTYATDLLAQGVDLRSVQEFLGHKNIATTQIYTHLTNKRLKEIHKKFHGGNSLEK
- a CDS encoding peptidoglycan DD-metalloendopeptidase family protein, which gives rise to MKKVVLIALCGVFILGLYFGRGVVSAQYDSYGNDITPDASEEEPENSNEPETEKNSNNQITNLEKKIKEQEKLLKQLREEAAEQEKNLQKTKEQAGTLQEYIAYFNSEVYKLQTKISVKREEILSTQLAIQKVDLEIARKEQNIDKTKEQMTELFQDIYKTDQESIIELVFKYDNFSAFFNEVQARRVLQTTVDEKLQDLKQFKEELVQSKKQLDVEKERLEKDALVLRDQRLIMEQKTIEQKQLLNQTKEQEESYAETLAEIKAKEREINLEIFELEDKLRRELDPNSVPSVNKGLLQWPTEGVITQGYGCIHNSWARGSYPSCDGGKGGFHNGVDIASGLGTPIRAAQDGVIKAVESSPYAYGYWVAVEHASGLVTAYTHMSSLRPIRTGQVVKQGQLVGYMDSTGYSTGPHTHFMVYAPGTFQTKPSSIAGILPIGATLNPFDYLP
- the gltX gene encoding glutamate--tRNA ligase, whose product is MDKDKSNKEIRVRMAPSPTGSLHVGTARTALFNYLFAKHYKGKFIVRIEDTDKERSEKKWEEDILKGFEWLGLEWDEFYRQSEREDVYEKYIQKLLESGKAFYCWHAKEELQKEREKQMQAKMAPKHVCDYRDKKLSQKDIPDNSIVRFRNDVKESIVFTDLVRNEVKFNAPDFGDFSIAKSTKEPLYNLAVVIDDHEMKISHILRGEDHISNTPRQILILEALGFQRPKYAHIPLLLGGDKSKLSKRHGATSVYEYKEQGYLPEAMFNFLALLGWRPKEDEKEIMEKNEIIQEFDIADIQKSGAVFDVEKLSWMNSLYIRKLSKEELTELCVPYLEKEGFFVRQKNTLKITANGEERSYDWLKKVITLEHERIKKLSDITEGLEFIFKEPKYESELLIWKKSDRQGAIKELKELSVIIQNIEKSDWTKEDIENIIMPHAESSGLPAAPGSPAQVGDRGQVLWPLRAALSGKKASPGPFEILEVLGKEEALKRINTAINKL